The sequence below is a genomic window from Girardinichthys multiradiatus isolate DD_20200921_A unplaced genomic scaffold, DD_fGirMul_XY1 scaffold_35, whole genome shotgun sequence.
ctttctatgggaaggaaaagtaaatgttaatggatgtagctcctttagtcgtttcatctagaaagaaagaacagataaactctgagacagttttcaaggttagagtctgaaagagagaacatagagttagttacagtagaagctcagtcagtatccatgtctaggagagagaaagggttaaacactaaaagacagggctatgtggatcatcagtagagggtgagcattaagttgttgccagcagaggctcggacgattcccctctccagaaagatgtcacaggtagacacagagtcaggccaggtgtagcttctaggaagagaaaagagagaacaaagttaaaagctgaaataacagcaaataatacaaaattggagagtagtgtgagaatgtagcgaagagggtgaaagtggtcattatgtcctccagcagcctaagcctatagcagcataactacacagatagtttcagttcagattatttagttaaacggcgcttatttacaacaatgtcgtctcaaggcacctcacaaagggtcccactgatggccattgttatactaaaaaccacaaggattgggatacctccctctgtcagactgattataaccattggaaaagagaaggggtcatagaggtttcttttattttcatttgtaggCTACTAGTTTAGTTCTCCCATGCCTCAGTCTCACATTAGTTACCATAACAACCTATTTCTTTAGTTCCCTTCACCTTGCCTGCGCACCTGTTACCACTTTCATCTGATtactcattggtccatactccatcTCCCTCTGTTTATTAACTGCTTTGTTTGCTATACTCCTCGCTGGTGTTCTGCATTCTGGTCCTGCCACCAAACCCACAACCCTGACACAAACTTTTCATGACAGTCTGAACGACACAGATCCAATTTTTCATATGCAAAACAGGCCACTTGGATATGTGGTCCTAAATCCGATACGTATCTGATCTTTTCAAATGCAACCTGTGTCTGTATGGCCAGGTCGCATTCATCCGACCTGTACGTCATTGATACTCGATAAACGTCACTATTCTGGACCCTGCTACGCGGAAGCGGAAAGAAAATCAACAACCATGGCGGACATGGTTGTTAATATGCTGGCTCCGGttggaaaacaacttaaaaccCGCAAGATACAGTCCAACATTTATCTATTTCTGCAAACACTAAAAATGCTCGCTACATGTGACGTCATTGCGTCGTCTAGTGCGCACTTGAGTTGTATGAATACGTTCACACAGGAGATCACTACAAGTCACATGTATTTGGAAATGTGAACGTCCAGGCAAAAAAAATCGGATTTCACCAAAAAATCGGAATTGAGCATTAAGTCCTGCTGTGTGAACGTAGctttagtcatccagaaggttggtattattcagcaaatcattctttaaaatgttgttttattaaaataatgttttatctgatcttgcattgtgaagggttgttcAAAGGTATAtcaattattgcctaaattggttccaagactaacttcacgtcatttccagattcttcaagataatccttggttctcaaacataaacattgcatggtaatattgcatcactctttcagtcatggtttcaatcatctttaatcaacttgtttatattgtacattagtcttcattatttaattttgcttggtagtttagttggattgttttagcatagtgaagagtttgttgattgaaatatgtttgactttgagttgacttatttttgttaataaattcttgtattttaagaaattgtgtgaattcattccatgtatgtgcagagtttatgctgttcaataatgtcagagctcgtctcacacctttctattttgttctattaccatcaccttactgggctggtattcacaggacaatccttaacagacccaaatattatttgataaaatattaaagtcagtcagtcagtcattttctaccgcttattccatagtgggtcatgggggagctggtgcctatctccagcagtctgggcgagaggcggtgtacaccctggacaggtcaccagtccatcacagggcaacacacaaaaaccacgcacactcattcatacacctacgggcaatttagagagaccaattaacctaacaggcatgtctttggactgtgggaggaagccggagtacccggtgagaacgcatgcatgcacggggagaacttgcaaactccatggagaaagacccctggccgggaatcgaacccaggaccttcttgctgcaaggcaacagtgctaaatattaaagtattaatattaaatattatattcatatttataatCACAACAGGGACTATAAGTATAGTTTGGATAAGGGTTTTTTATTAGTGCAACACCTTTAGGTTTTTAGTTCCCACCTCTCCCTGCTTCAAGGGAGAACAGTTTAGATGTGGGAGAGACTAAGAGAGAAAGCATGCAACCTGAGAAACAGGAAGGCTACCGAGCAACAAATAAGAGGTCATTTAAGACATGTTTAATGAGACTCTGATGGTTAAAATGGTCTGGCATCGGACCACCCATTGGACCACCCAGTATAGTTGCCTTCTATCTTTCTTGATCTCACCTAGGGCATCAAATGGCTAGAGCTGACTTTGGGTGTAAGGCTGAAGTGATTCTAATGACCAGCGAGACGTTTGTTATAATATacccgtactcgtactcgtcgcttatccaggaccaggtcgcgggggcagcagactcagcagagacacccagacgtccctctctccagacacctcctccagctcctccgggtggagcccaaagcgttcccaggccagccgagagacagcgtgtcctgggccgtcctcggggcctcctcccggtgggacgtgcctggaacacctcccaaggaaggcgtccaggagacatccggtatagatgcccgagccacctcaactggttcctctcgatgtggaggagcagcggctctctcttcaccacaacggaccggcacagcgcccccattactgcggcagccacaccgatccgtctgtcgatctcccgctccattcttccctcactcgtgaacaagaccccgagatacttaaactcctccacttgaggcaggatcccctccaacctgaagaggacaagccacccttttctggtcgagaaccatggcctcggacttggaggagctgatcttcatcccagccgcttcacacttggctgcgaaccgtcCCAGTGcatgcattttctaaattttatttaatatcatCTATGAATCTACTGTCTAGTGCAGCTTGTGTGAGACACACTGAGgactctctgtgctgattggccGGTGCACATTTAGATGAGGGGCCAGGGGACTGGGGGCAATggagaggatgaggaggaggtggtggcGATGGAGCCCACAGCCAACAGTAACCACAGTatgtcttttatttattaatttaaattaacagGATAGAATTACGCTCATTTGTTCCGACTTTATTCTGGCATAATTTTAAGtttgttaaacatatttaataaatttttaatttaaccaaTGCTTTTTAATCTCTGATTTGGAAATGCTTTTGCAATATTCTTCCACCAGTTAAATCTTGTCAATTCTGAGGAAATCTTTATAAAGTAATGATGTGGAGTTCTCTGTAAGttaaagtaataaaacattttcagtttatctCTGATCACTCTGCAGCTGTTTGAAGCTGAAAGAGAAAAACTGCAACCTAAAAAAAAGGCTCTAAATTCATCTTCTGGGTTTGACAGACGTGTTGCTTCCAACACGCTTGGTGCCGTCGGCCTCATGGtgcagaaataataataatatttttatttgtcattgcaatttttacatttcaatgaaattatcctctgcatttaacccatccctcagggagcagtgggctgccattgtgcggcaccCGGGGGGCCTTCAGGGGATAAGGGTCGTGCTCTGAGACCCAGAGGCAGGCTGTGGAATTTGAACCAGAGTACTTGTGGCCCCTCCAGGACGCAAAtcccctgctctctaaccactaggccaccactcacCCCAAATGAAGCCAATAGGGGAGCAAAGTAGTTGTAAAAATGGAAGACATTAgctcttatttaattttctgaCATTCTGGATcacatgaaatataaatgaattATAAGACATGCACATTTTCTTCTACTAAATGAAAAGGTAAGTTTAGTGAAACTATACTACAAGAAAGGGAAGatatcttctttctttttttaaaagaccCTGTGTTTCACTTCTTgtcttttaatgaaaaataagcAGGTCCACATTTAgctgaaacacagaaacaggAAGCTGGACGATCACAGAGTCTCTTAGAGTCATTTAGCAgaaaaaccacaaactgcagcACATCGTGCAGCACAGAGGACGCAACTTTAACTGTGATCTGCTGAAATATCAACCAACTACAGACTGATGGAGATTAGATACTGAATAAATGCATCATCAATAAACGTCTACATTTAGAGACAACATGGTCTCCAGAACAGCAAGATAACCTCAGTAAAATAATTAGATTTCAGAGAAGAGATCAAGGATCAACTTAGCAACATGGCCACCAAACAATGTCTCAATAATCGATTATCTGATCACAATCTGGAAATAGAAACTCTATAAAACAAGAATCTAGATCTGATCATAAACCAGAAAACCTTCATCATTTAAAAGGTGAAACCAGCAGAACTGGGTTCAGAATAGAAGTAAAAAGGTTCCTTAAAATCAACCATGTTTAAAGAGGAAGTTTCTACTAATATTCATTACATAGTAGATCTATCTGTCATCTAGTTCCTGAAGATGTTCCTAGAACACCTGGATCATCTGCAGATGTTCCTGTTCACTCAAAGCTTCAGTTCTTCAGTTACTATTTCAGCTCCGACCCAACAGAACCTCAGAAATCAACCAGCTTCTGAGGACTGGTTCCTGTTCACCAACTGAGTGATTAAACaagaaaacatcagaaaaaatctacagaaccagaaaataaacccaATCTTACCTTTGTTGGACTTGGTTTTCTGTCGCTGATGATGGGAGATGTTGACGTCACTGTAAGTAATGCTGTCCTCTCCACCTTCTGGACCACCTAGAGGGAAATGAAGCGGGTCAGAATTTACTGTTTAACAGTGTTTTTATATTCAGAACAATGTTTCTGATTGTAGCTGTAGAACCTGTAAAAATGggtttaaatgtaataattgtTGCACAGAACAAGTTTAGCTTGTAGATACAGAAGCCTGTCTCACCTTCAGACTTTCTCCTAACATGTCGTctcaccatcagaaccagaaccagcagcAGAACCACAATAATGACCAATGCAAGAGACAGGAGCACATAGTGTAGAGgttgaaggaaggaaggagaagaagaaggtggaggagaagaagaagaagaaggaggagggAGGTATGTGGTTGGTCCAGTGGTGGaaggtttctctaaaataaagatatttattaaattatcaCCACAGAACAGATATTTATTCATGAGTTGAAGGTTCTGCTGATTTTACTTCCTGACCTGAGACAGAGATCCAGCTGGATGGAGACTCTCCATCACCACTGATGAAACACTTGTAGAGACCTTCATCAGAGCTGGTCACATGGTGgagggtcatgtgacctgcAGGCTCAGTCCTGATGAAGACGccatctttaatgaaagcagctgGGAGGTTGGAGGGAGTCTTTGTTTGACAGCTCAGAGTGACGTCATCTCCCTCCATCACAGGGAGGATAGGACTCTGCaggatcactgatccacctcaacacagagacaaactacagcatttcatccatttccacacagcttcatcaacactaactccacagtctgatcttaccagagacagtgagctggatgctgctgctggctgctccctctctgGACTCACACCAGTACACTCCAGTTTCATGTTTGTAGAGGCTGCTGATGGTACAGGAAGAACCAGCTGGTTCTCCCCATCCATCTCCACATTGAGTTCTGGTTCTTCTGGTTGTGTTTCTCCTCACAGTCCATCCAGCAGAGATGTTGTCCTCCTCACAGCTCAGAGACACAGAGTCTCCTTGAAAGAACTGAGATCTGCTGGGACTCACAGTCAGACCAGCTGGGAGGACTGGAATGTAAAATTACATTAATTTCTATTTAttgtcaaaataattttatggttaaaagttagaatccttctGTTTACATCTTATATTTCTCCTCCaaacattaatttaaataataatattatgaaTTGAGTTTAATGGTGATAGAAGTGAACCAACCTTCATTATTTATGCAGCAAACCAgcaaacaggaaactgaagagAAATTAAACTTATTGGTTACAGTTGAACATAGAAAAGTTCAGGAGAACTTTACAATCCCAGACATTTTATcctcctaaaacacatttattcatCAAACTGATCTTCATTACATCTGCATTTATTTACTCAAATAAAAGTAACTTTATTCAGACTTtgctcttttaatctaaatgagTTTCCACAGTTTATTCTCTTGTTCATCGGCTCCTACATCATTATTCTGTCATTTCACATCAgtcattttcagtattttcagtagATCTGAGGTCTGTGCCTGAAAGCCACTGCTGTGTTACTAAGAGCTACAAAAGAGGGAAGTAAAGTAACTTTTCTTCCTGCTTGATGTGTAGAAGTTCTTTCATCTGAATTCAGTCGGACCTTTCATCCTAACCCTTTGACTCAGGTtagaacagagcagacagtaAAGTTACTTTGCTTAAACAACAGGTTTTGTACTTACAGAGCAGATGTTGTAGAGATGTTTCCATCATGGTGCCACTTCACCATCTGACCACTGTTTGTTTCCTGTTGGGGCCTCAGAATAAAGCCCGCCTTCTTCCTGGAAATATAAATGTGAGGTTGGTTCCTCCTTCTGTCTAACATACAAATGAAGGTTTTCTTTATTCAAAGCTACAAATAAATCAGTCATAGAAACAGAAGCACCCTGACCCCGCCCCCTTTTTACTtgattaaacacatttaaacattttcacgcTGTTGATTGGTTGATTTTACACAGTTATAGATCTGCATTGACAGCTGATCCCATTGATTGAAGCTCGTTAGCTTCCAGTTGAGACTGAATGACTGTTGCTGCCAGTTTATAATCTGCAGGACTCCTTACAGAACAGAGGAGGTAGAGGTGGTTTCACAATAAGGTGCTGCTGGAGATCACAGACATATAGGAGCAGACCAAGAAAAGGCCTCAGTTACACAGGTGACCAGAACCATCACTGCAGTTATATCTGGTCTGCAGAGCAGTCATGAACTACaggagaaccagaaccaaaatgATCCAGAGATGGAAATGAGGACAGACCTGGATAGGAAGCTGAATTCTCCTTATGGTCCAGATGATCCTGAGGTCAGACAGTGTTACCTGGTAAGTAAGAGGAAAGATATTTACTCTTGTTCAAATGAATTTCCCATGACACAAATAATGTAAGGAAGCATAAAAGACAGCAAGACCTTCTCCAGGAGTAcatgtactggtccttctcaaaatattagtatattgtgataaagttcattattttccataatgtcatgatgaaaatttaacattcatatattttagattcattgcacactaactgaaatatttcaggtcttttattgtcttaatacggatgattgtggcatacagctcatgaaaacccaaaattcctatctcacaaaattagcatatttcatccgaccaataaaagaaaagtgtttttaatacaaaaaacgtcaaccttcaaataatcatgtacagttatgcactcaatacttggtcgggaatcctttggcagaaatgactgcttcaatgcggcgtggcatggaggcaatcagcctgtggcactgctgaggtcttatggaggcccaggatgcttcgatagcggcctttagctcctccagagtgttgggtcttgagtctctcaacgttctcttcacaatatcccacagattctctatggggttcaggtccggagagctggcaggccaattgagcacagtgataccatggtcagtaaaccatttaccagtggttttggcactgtgagcaggtgccaggtcttgctgaaaaatgaaatcttcatctccataaagcttttcagcagatggaagcattaactgctccaaaatctcctgatagctagctgcattgaccctgcccttgataaaacacagtggaccaacaccagcagctgacacggcaccccagaccatcactgactgtgggtacttgacactggacttctggcattttggcatttccttctccccagtcttcctccagactctggcaccttgatttccgaatgacatgcagaatttgctttcatccgaaaaaagtactttggaccactgagcaacagtccagtgctgcttctctgtagcccaggtcaggtgcttctgccgctgtttctggttcaaaagtggcttgacctggggaatgtagcacctgtagcctatttcctgcacacgcctgtgcacggtggctctggatgtttctactccagactcagtccactgcttccgcaggtccaccaaggtctggaatcggcccttctccacaatcttcctcagggtccggtcacctcttctcgttgtgcagcgttttctgccacactttttccttcccacagacttcccactgaggtaccttgatacagcactctgggaacagcctattcgttcagaaatttctttctgtttcttaccctcttgcttcagggtgtcaatagtggccttctggacagcagtcaggtcggcagtcttacccatgattggggttttgagtgatgaaccaggctgggagttttaaaggcctcaggaatcttttgcaggtgtttagagttaactcgttgattcagatgattaggttcatagctcctttagagacccttttaatgatatgctaattttgtgagataggaattttgggttttcatgagctgtatgccaaaatcatccgtattaagacaataaaagacctgaaatatttcagttagtgtgcaatgaatctaaaatatatgaatgttaaattttcatcatgacattatggaaaataatgaactttatcacaatatgctaattttttgagaaggacctgtaagttccTGTACCATGCCCTCAGTACATCTCTCCCTTTTAGCGGTGTGTCTACATGTTTACTAAACATGTCATTGAAATGAACCATGCCTGtaatttaacataaaaacatttcagatttttttagttACTCATAACAATGACAAATCTGTAAACACACATTCATTTAGAACACAGAACATTGAACTGAAATGCATTTCTTCGGATCAGACTTGACTACCTAGATCCCCCAAAACTGTGCAGGGTTTTTTCTgccctgttaaaaaaaaagtttatactGGTGATTACAAGTTAATCCTATTTGGGGCTTTCATAGCCCTTTCCAACGTAGTCACTGTGGAGCTGGAAACGAGGGTTTGACTGGGGAGGAAAAGTGGCCCAGGagttcctgacagaccgacccACTTTCAACTGGTAGGTTGAAATTTTTATGAAACATATAGGCCTATaaatatatacactcaccggccactttattaggtacaccttactagtaccgggttggaccccttttaccttcagaactgccttaatccttgtggcatagattcaacaaggtactggaaacattcctcagagagtttggtccatattgacttgatagcatcacacagatgctgcagatttgtcggctgctgcatccatgatgtgaatatcctgttccaccacatcccaaaggtgctctattggattgagatctggtgactggagaccatttgagtccagtgaactcattgtcatgttcaagaaaccagtctgagatgattggtgttttatgacatggtgcgctatcctgctggaagtaatcatcagaagatgggtacactgtggttataaagggatggacatggtcagcaacaatactcaggtaggctgtggtgttgacatgatgctcaactggtactaaggggcccaaagtgtgcccagaaaatattccccacaccattacaccaccaccaccagcctgaaccgttgatacaaggaaggatggatccatgctttcatgttgttgacgccaatttctgaccctaccatccgaatatcgcagcagaaatcgaaactcatcagaccaggcaacgtttttccaatcttttgttgtccaattttggtgaacctgtgtgaattgttgcctcagtttcctgttcttagctgacaggcacccggtgtggtcttctgctgctgtagcccatccacctcaaggttcgacgtgttgtacGTTCAAAGATgatcttctgcatgccttggttgtaacaagtggttatttgagttagtgttgcctttctatcagctggaaccagtctggccattctcctctgacctctggcatcaacaaggtatttgcgtccacagaactgccgctcactggatattttctctttttaggaccattctctgtaaaccttagAGAATGTAGCGCGTGAAagtcccagtagatcagcagtttctgaaatactcagaccagcttgtctggcaccaacaaccatgccacgttcaaagtcacttaaatcacctttcttccccattcagatgctcggtttgaactgcagcagatcgtcttgaccatgtctacacacctaaatgcattgagttgctgccatttgATTGGCTCATTAGAAATtagcgttaacgagcagttggactggtgtacctaataaagtggccggtgagtgtatatatatacacacacacagttacaTTGTTAATGTGATAATTTTTATTCTCAGGTGGCCAATATAATTTACAGTAACAATatactcaattcaattcagttttatttatatagcgccaattcacaacacatgttgtctcaaggttcttcacaacagtcaggttcatacattccaattaatcgtaaccattgaacagttcagtcagattcagttatttattcaaattggataaaaagtttttctatttaaggaaacccagcagattgcatccagtcagtgacttgcagcattcactcctcctggatgagcttgtagagacagtggacagtcactggcgttgactttgcagcaatccctcatactgagcatgcatgtagcgacagtggagaggaaaaactcccttttaacaggaagaaacctcctgcagaaccaggctcagtgcagatgatggagttatatggaaaaggggtcgtaatatcaaacttattgaaaagaaaatacaggatgagattattagaatagatcAATGGGCAAATCGATGgagatttaaattctcagtggaaaaaacaaaagtaatgatgtttacacagaaaaggaaaagagaaaatatcaaactaaaattatacaatcaagttttagaacaagtaaaaaatataaaatgtttaggtatatggtttgatgaaaaaattatatggaaagtacatatagaaagaatcatagataaatgcaaaaaaatattaaacataatgAGATGtgtggctggtattgattggggagcagatcgaacatcattaaaaagaatttatacaggattaattagatcaaatattgattatggaagtataatttatggatcagcagcaaacactcaccttataaaattagacaatatacaacatcaagctttaagaatttgtacaggagcaattagaaccagtccaatagcagcacttcaggtagagatgggagagatgccattagatctaagaaggaaacagttagcaataaataaatggataaacttacaaggcaataatccggatcatcccacacgtgatattttaaaaccatgctgggaaaaagaaaaaaaacaagttaagagttttggttggattattaataacatagcagaagaatttcaaatatatgaaaaagaaataagtttaatgttgcctttgccagtagtgccaccgtggctgttaccagaagcagtggtggatatggcattgatggaaaagaaaaaggataagaaatgtattttagattcaagtataatacaagaatatataaacaattactatcattatgtccagatttacacagacgcatcaaaaacagatgaaaaaataggagtagcatttgtaataccagaatttaaaataaaagtaggaaaaagaattacagatggatgtTGTTGATTCATGAGAATTATTAACAATATttttagcagtgcagtgggtggaggatataaaaccattaaaaacaatttgttcagactcaagttcagcattattaagtttaaaacataatcaatcagatggtagaccagacattttgttagaaataaaatatactttatttagaatacaaaggatgagattaatattagtgtttttatgggtaccagcacatgtaggagttgtaGGGAATGAGATGGtggacaggatggcaaagaaggcaacacaaaaccacattaatattagtaggtcagaggtgagaaatataattaaacagagaatcaggaaagagtggcaaaaaaagtggaatgaagaaaggaaaggaagatggttttacagaatcaacaagatagtagaaGAAGTAAGAACatgaagaaggagcagaaaagaggaaaggttaattacaagattaagatctAGACAtaaaggacttaattctacattgttcaagataaagaaacataatacaggaaaatgtgattattgtggagaggaggaaacaatagaacatgtaatattgaagtgtcagaaatatgaacaagaaagaa
It includes:
- the LOC124865177 gene encoding low affinity immunoglobulin gamma Fc region receptor II-b-like, with amino-acid sequence MMETSLQHLLFSCLLVCCINNEVLPAGLTVSPSRSQFFQGDSVSLSCEEDNISAGWTVRRNTTRRTRTQCGDGWGEPAGSSCTISSLYKHETGVYWCESREGAASSSIQLTVSGGSVILQSPILPVMEGDDVTLSCQTKTPSNLPAAFIKDGVFIRTEPAGHMTLHHVTSSDEGLYKCFISGDGESPSSWISVSEKPSTTGPTTYLPPPSSSSSPPPSSSPSFLQPLHYVLLSLALVIIVVLLLVLVLMVRRHVRRKSEGGPEGGEDSITYSDVNISHHQRQKTKSNKESDQTPVYSAVRTKDVSYGEINIRTKKKKSKSPGSDPCAVYSAVKTNDGNYGKNIIRENRKREPLPDPDVVYSSVK